The genomic region TGTTGTGTTGGTCCAAAAGCAACTAAGTTATTTGCTTCTAATAAATCTGCTAACCCATTACATAATGGTACCTCTGGTCCAATTACTGTTAAATCAATTTTATGTTTTAAAGCAAAATCTAGAATAAATTGATTATCTTCTACTGATCCTGGTACACATGTTCCCATACTACTAATCCCAGGGTTACCTGGAATAGCATATATTTCATTTACTTTTTGACTTTGGTTTAATTTATAAGCAATCGCATGTTCACGACCACCACTTCCAATTATTAATACTTTCATCGTTTTTCTCCTAATGTCTAAAATGACGATATCCTGTAAACACCATTGGTAAATCATGTTCATTACAATAATCAATAGAATCTTGATCACGAACAGAACCACCTGGTTGAATAATAGCACTAACTCCTGCTTCATGTGCTACTTTAGCACAATCATTGAATGGGAAGAAGGCATCACTTGCAAGTACTGAATTTGTAAAGTCTTTATCTGGATTGTTATGGATTGCATTTTCTAAAGCCCAAATACGTGATGTTTGACCACCACCAATCGCTAATGTTACACCATCTTTTACAATACAAATAGCATTTGATTTAACAAATTTAACAACACGCATACCAAATTCCATATCACTTAATTGTGCTTCATTTGGTTCTTTATTTGTTACAACATTCATTTCTTGAATCATTTGATCATTAATATCTTGAACTAATACTTTTCCTTCTAAATACTTAATATCATATTTTGCTTCACGTACTGATAAATCTTTTAATTTTAAAATACGTAAATTTTTCTTTTTCTTTAATACTTCTAACCCTGCTTCACTAAAGCTAGGTGCTGCAACGATTTCTAAGAATGTTTTATTCATTTCGATTGCTGTTGCTTCGTCTATTTCATAATTTACAGCTACAATACCACCAAAGATAGATTGAGGATCTGCATTATACGCTTTCATATAAGAATCATAACCTGTTTTATCAATAGCTACACCACAAGGTGTAGAATGTTTAATTGCTGCTGTTACTACTTGTCCATCAAACTCACGAACCAAAGCAACTGCCCCATATAAATCATTTACATTATTAAAAGAAATTTCTTTTCCATGTAATTGATCATAATCTAATAAAGTATGTTGTACAAAAGGATCTACATAATTACTAGCATTTTGATGAGAGTTTTCACCATAACGCAAAGAGTCTGTTTTCTTTAATGTTAAGTTTAATGTTTCAGGATAGCTATCTCCTACAACACCTGCAAAATAACGAGAAATAATAGCATCATAACTACCAGTAGCACTAAATGCTTTATAAGCTAAATTTAAACGGAATTCATAAGTATCTTTACTATCTTTTAGAACTTCTATTACATCATTGTAATCACTTGGATCCGTTACAATTAATACATCTTTAAAGTTTTTTGCAGCCGAACGAATCATTGAAGGTCCACCAATATCAATATTTTCAATCATATCTTCCATCGGTTTACCAGCTTTTAAAGCTTTTTCAAACTCATATAAATTAACACACACTAAATCAATTGCTTCAATCCCATGTTCTTTCACCGTTTCAACATGACTAGCAAGATCACGACGATACAACAATCCCCCATGAATTAATGGGTGTAATGTTTTTACACGACCATCTAACATTTCTGGAAAATTGGTTACTTCATCAATTGATTTACAAGCAATCCCATGTTCTACTAATTGAGCCATAGTTCCTCCAGTAGAAATAATTTCAAAATCTAAAGCAACTAACTCCTTAGCAAACTCAACAATTCCTGCTTTATTAGTAACACTAATTAACGCTCTTTTCATAAAATAGTTACCCTTTCTTGATGCACTTTTAATTTATCTTCACAAAATAACTTAATTGCTTTTGGCAAAATACGATGTTCTATTTCTAATACTCTTTCTTGAATATCACTAGCATATTTTAAATCACCTATTTGACATACTTCTTGGATAATAATTGGTCCCCCATCCACTACTTCACTAACAAAATGAACAGTAGCTCCAGTTACCTTCACACCTCTTTGTAAAGCCATTTCATGAACATGGATTCCATAAGCCCCATGTCCACAAAAACTAGGTATTAAAGAAGGATGAATATTAATAATACGATTAGGAAAAGCACTAATAAACTCATCACTTAAAATAGCTAAATAACCAGCCAAAACCACTAAATCAATTTCTCTTTCTTGCAATAATGCAATTAATGCTTGATCATCTTTACTAATATGTACTGCTTCAATATTGGCATCCATCGCTCTTTGTAAGCCATATGCATTTTTACGGTTAGAAACAACTAACGTCACTTCTCCATTCATAGTATCCATATTATCAATGATAGATTGTAAATTACTTCCACCACCTGATACTAAAACCGCAATTTTTTTTACCATTTTAATACAACCTCACCACTATCACTAACATTACCAATAACATAAGCTGCTTCATCAATATCTTTTAATAAAGATAGTACGGTATCAACATCTTCAGGTTCCACGGCTAACACAAATCCCATCCCCATATTAAATACGTTATACATTTCTTTTGCTTCAATATTTCCTTTTTCTTGAATTAAATCAAAAATAGCAGGTCTTGGGAAACTAGTTACATCAATTTCTACTCCTAAACCTTCTTTTAACATTCTTGGAAGATTTTCATAGAAACCACCACCTGTAATATGAGACATTCCTTTAATAGCAACATTATTAGTAAGTAAATGTTTAATCGCTTTTACATATATTTTTGTAGGAGTTAATAGTTCTTCTCCTAATGTTTTATTAAATTGAGGATAAAATTCTTTTGTATCCAATTTAGCATCTTTTAATAATACTTTACGAATTAAAGAAAATCCATTAGAATGACATCCACTAGAAGGTAACCCTACTAACACTTGTCCACTAGCAATAGCTTGTCCATCTAATAATTTACTTTTTTCAACAGCACCAACACAGAATCCAGCAATATCATAATGATTTTCACTATACATATCTGGCATTTCTGCAGTTTCACCACCAATTAAAGCACATTCACTTTGAACACATCCATCAGCAACACCTTTTACTAATTGTTCGATCTTTTCTGGATGATTTTTACCTACTGCTAAATAATCTAAGAAATAAATTGGCATTGCTCCTTGTACTAAAACATCATTCACACACATAGCAACTGCATCAATACCAATTGTATCATGTTTATCTACATCAAATGCCAGCATTAATTTAGTACCAACACCATCTGTTCCTGAAACCAATACTGGTTCTTTTAAACCTAATACACTTAAATCAAACATTCCTCCAAAAGCACCAATTGAATCTACTGCTCCTTTGATCTTTGTTCTTGCAACATGTGATTTAATTAATCTTACTGATTCATATCCTGCTTCTAAATCTACACCGGCTTCTCTATATTTATCACTCATTATTTTTCTCCTATTTTTGCATTCTAGCTAATACTGCTTTATAAGTTTCAATTAAATCTCCAATATCTTGTCTAAATACATCTTTGTCATATTTTTGGTTTGTTTCTACATCCCATAAACGACATGAATCTGGTGAAATTTCATCAGCTAATAGAATTTCTCCATCTTCTGTTTTTCCAAATTCAATTTTAAAATCTACTAATTTTAAATTTAATTCTAAGAAGAATGCTTTTAATAATTCATTGATTTTTAATGTTTCTTGACGAATAAATGCGATTTCTTCACGACTAGCAAGACCCATTGCAATAGCATGATCATCATTGATTAATGGATCACCATAATCATCATTTTTATAACTCATTTCAAAAATTGGTTGTTCTAATACAACCCCTTCAGGAGCACCTAATCTTTTACAAAAAGAACCTGTAGTAATGTTACGAATAATTACTTCTAATGCAAAGATTTCTACTTTTTTAACTAAAACATCTCTTTCATTTATTTTTTCAATTAAATGTGTTTTGACACCAGCTTCTTCTAACATATCAAAGATAATACAAGAAATAGTATTATTTAAAACACCTTTTCCTTGAAATTGATCATGTTTTACACCATTTCCAGCAGTAGCATCATCTTTATTATGAATAATATATTCATCTGCTTTATCTGTTGCATAAACTTGTTTTGCTTTTCCTTCGTATAATAATTCTGCCATTTTTCCGTCCTCTTTCTTATTTATATTCTTCCATTAATTTTTCATTTGCTGCTAAACAACTATTTGTCATCGCTGTTTTATAATCTATTAGGGCTGCTTTTAAATTATCATGTTTTATTGCCATCATTTGCATTGCTAAAATTCCAGCATTCATACTTCCATCAATAGCTACTGTAGCAACAGGGATTCCTGCCGGCATTTGTACGATTGATAATAATGCATCCATTCCATCTAACGCTGATCCTTTAATAGGAACACCAATTACTGGAGAGGTAGTCATAGCTGCAATGACACCTGGTAAATGTGCTGCTTTTCCGGCTGCTGCAATAATTACTTCTGTACCATTTGTTTTTGTATCTTCAATAAAACTAGCTAATGCATCATGAGCACGGTGTGCTGATAATGCTCTCACATCTACTTGAATATCATATTTCTTTAAAAAGTCAATCATATCTACTAATTTTACTAAATCACTTGTTGATCCCATTACTACTGCTACTCTCATTTATTTATCCGTCCTTTTCTTAAAATAATCCTGTAATTTTTCCATTTTTATCAATATCCATATGATTTGCTGCTGGTACTTTTGGTAATCCTGGCATACGCATAATGCTTCCAGAAATAGCTACTAAGAATCCCGCTCCAGCACTTGGTAATAAATCATTAATATGGATTGTAAAGTCTGTTGGTCGACCTAATAATGTAGGTTGATCTGACAAGGAATATTGTGTTTTAGCAACACAGATAGGTAATTCTCCTAATCCTTGTTCACTATATTGTTTCATCTTATTGATTACTTTTCTTTCAAAAGTAACACCACTAGCACCATAAATTTCTTTTGCTATTGTTTCTATCTTTGATTGAATAGAAGTATTTAATTCATATAATGGTTTGAAGTTAGGTTCTTTTGTTTCTAAAATAGCTAATAATTTTTCAGCTAAATCAATTCCCCCATCAGCTCCTTGTGCCCAAACATTTGAAATTGCTACTTCCACATTTAGTTTCTTACAAATATCAAATAATAATTGTAATTCTGCTTGACTATCAGTAGGAAAAGCATTGATAGCTACAATACTTGGTAAACCAAATTTTGTAATATTTTCAATATGTTTTTCTAAATTTTCTATTCCTTTTTCCAAAGCTTCTAGGTTTTCTACTGCTAAATCAGCTTTCGCAACCCCACCATGCATTTTTAAAGCACGAACAGTTGCAACAACAACTACTGCATCTGGATTTAAACCAGCTTGACGACATTTAATATCTAAGAACTTTTCTGCTCCTAAATCTGCTCCAAACCCGGCTTCTGTAATTGCATAATCACCTAATTTTAAAGCTAGTTTTGTAGCCATTACTGAGTTACATCCATGGGCAATATTTGCGAATGGTCCCCCATGCACAAATACGGGAGCATTATCTAAGGTTTGAACAATATTAGGTTTAATCGCATCCTTTAATAACATCGTTACTGCACCTGTTGCATGAATATCTTCTACAGTTACTGGCTGTCCACTTGTATTATAAGCAACAATCATTCTTGCTGCTCTTTCTTTTAAATCTTCCATATCACTAGCAAGACATAAAATAGCCATTACTTCACTTGCTACTGTAATATCAAATCCATCTTCTCTAGGAACACCATTTAATCTTCCTCCTAGTCCAATTGTAATTTGACGTAAAGCACGGTCATTTAAGTCTACTACACGTTTCCATGTAATGTTACGAACATCAATTTGTAATAGATTTCCTTGTTGAATAGAGTTATCTAACATGGCAGCAATTAAATTATTAGCTGCACTAATTGCATGGATATCTCCTGTAAAGTGTAAATTTATATCTTCCATCGGTACAACTTGAGCATATCCACCACCGGCAGCACCACCCTTTATTCCAAAACATGGTCCTAGTGATGGTTCACGCATTGCTGCAATGGAGTTTTTACCCATCTTACATAATGCTTGGTGTAAACCAATCATGGTTGTTGTTTTCCCTTCACCTGCTGGAGTTGGGTTAATAGCTGTTACTAAAATAAGCTTTCCATCTGGATTACCCTCTACTCTTTGTAACGTGTCTAATGAAATCTTTGCTTTATATTTACCATATAACTCAAGATCATCAAATTCTAAACCGATTCTTTTTGCAACATCACTAATTGGTTGCATTGCTGCACTTTGTGCAATTTCTACATCTGTTAACATAAATTCATCCTTTCTCTTATTCTTTTTAACTAAGAAAATACACTATATTTATACCATATATAATCGATATTTTCATTAGATTAAAAAGTAATCTTATCAAAAAAACAAAAAAGAGCCTGATCATCCGGACTCTTGCCCAGACGGTCGGCTCACTATGATTATACTCCCTGTGGTCAATTCCACTTCCGTCAGTTGTATAACTACAAAGATAATACCATTTCCCCTATATTTTGACAACCTTTTTTCATCAAGTACTGTCTGTTTTTTAGATGAAAGCGGATACCCAATTCAATAGCATAAAAAGAACATATTTTAAAACAAATCAATTTTTCAACATTCAAAAAGAAAAGATTAGCCTTTCCTAATTAGCTATGTTATTATTTAAAAACGGAGGAATAACTATGAAAAAAACAATCGTTATTTATCAATCAAAATATGGTTATACAAAAAAATATGCTTATATGTTAGGCGAACTACTAGACTGTCCTGTATATAACCGAAAAAGAATTCAAAGTGATGAATTATTAGAATATGATTGTATCATTTATGGTGGTCCTATTTATGTAGGTGGTGTTAGTGGAATTGATGTCATTGATCGATACCCTGATATTTTCAAAAAGAAACAAACCATTGTTTTTACTTGTGGACTTACAGACCCTAGCTTACCCGAAACAGTTGCCCATCGCAACGATCACATGAAACAACAGTTAACTAAAGAATCTTATCAAGCTATTAAAATATTTCATCTTCATGGCGGTATTAACCACAAAAAATTACCATTAGCACATCGTCTCGTATTATTATTAATTCATCATTTACACATTAAAGATGATATTTCATCTTTAGATATTGGTGAAAAAGAAATTATGAACGCTTATGGTAAAATAGTTGATTTTACATCCAAAGAAGCATTATATCCAATTGTAGAGTATATAAAAAAGGACGTTTAAACGTCCTTTTGCATTGCTTTTAAAAACTCTTTAATACCCATTAATGTTTCATCACTAACAATATGTTCCATCTTACAAGCATCTTCTTCAGCAATCTCAGCTGTTACTTTCGCTGTAGCAATCAAGAACTGAGTTAATATATAATGCTTTTCCAAAATATTATTAGCCTTATTATAACCTTTTTCACTTAGTGAAATATGACCACTTTCATCTATTAAAATATATCCTTCTTTTTTTAAAATACCTACTCCACGACTTACACTTGGTTTACTGAATTCTAAATGACGTGCTATATCAATAGAGCGAACATATTCGTTCTTTTTTTGCAATAATAATATTGTTTCTAAATACATTTCCCCTGATTCGTACATAAGCCACCTCCACTTCTTATATAATAACTTATTTTTTTATTTTTTTCCATGAATATGATGAAAATAAATAAAAAAAAGATAGCAAGCTATCCTTTTTAAAAATTATTTATTAATGTTATAAAATGCTTCTAATCCTTGATATTCAGCAATATCAGAAGTTCCACGACCATTTAAATCATCATGGATTCTAAGTAATCTGTTGTATTTTGCAATACGATCAGTTCTTGACATAGAACCAGTTTTGATTTGACCAGCGTTTAATCCTACAGCGATATCAGCGATTGTAGCATCTTCAGTTTCTCCAGATCTATGAGAGATTACACATGTGTAACCAGCTTTTTTAGCCATTTCAATAGCATCAAAAGTTTCTGTTAAACTTCCTACTTGGTTTACTTTGATTAAGATTGAGTTAGCGATACCTTTTTCGATACCTTCTTTTAAGATTGCAGGGTTAGTTACAAATAAGTCATCTCCTACTAATTGTACTTTATCTCCTAAACGGTCCGTTAATACTTTCCATCCGTCCCAGTCTCTTTCACCTAATCCATCTTCAATAGAAATGATTGGGTATTTTTCACACCACTCTGCATACATATCGATCATTTCTTCTGTTGTTTTAGAACCTTGACCTGATTTTACTAAATCATATGTACCTGTTTCATGGTTATGGAATTCACTAGCAGCAACGTCCATAGCAATCATCATATCTTTACCTGGAACATATCCAGCAGCAGTCATCGCATCAACGATTAATTGTAAAGGTTCTTCATTTCCATCTTTACATGAAGGAGCAAAACCACCTTCATCTCCAACGTTAGTGTTATAACCTTTATCTTTTAATACTTTTCTTAAAGCATGGAAAGTTTCTGCTCCCATTCTTAATGCTTCTTTAATATCTTTAGCTCCAACTGGCATAATCATAAATTCTTGGAAGTCTACAGTAGAGTCAGCATGTGATCCACCATTTACTACGTTCATCATTGGAACTGGTAAAGTTTTTCCATTAAATCCACCAAAATATTTATATAATGGCATACCATAGAAATCAGCAGCAGCATATGCTACAGCCATAGAAACACCTAAAATAGCGTTAGCTCCTAAGTTTGATTTTCCAGCAGTACCATCTAAAGCAATGATTGTGCTATCAATTAAATTTTGGTTAGTTGCATCTAACCCGATGATAGCAGGTGCAATTATTTCGTTTACGTTAGCTACGGCTTTTAAAACACCTTTACCTAAAAAACGAGTGTTATCTTCATCTCTTAATTCTAATGCTTCTCTTTCTCCTGTACTAGCTCCACTAGGAACCATCGCACGCCCATAAGCACCAGATTGTGTAGTAACTTCTACTTCAATCGTTGGATTTCCTCTTGAATCAATTACTTCTCTTGCAAATACATCAATAATAAGTGACATTTTTCTTCCTCCTATAACTAAGTCTTAACATCTTTTATTACAAAAACCATGATATCATATAGGAATAATATGTACAAGCGATTTTATATTATTTCGCAATGAAAACGTTATCATCTTTCGACAAACTAACCTATATTTCATTGACTTTAAGCGACCTTTATTCTATACTTTACTCGAGTGGTTTAGGGCCACTTCAAATTTAAATTAAGGAAAAAGAGAAGGGAGTTTAAAAGACATGATTTATTCACACGAAGTAGAACAAATGTGTAGCGTTAAAGTTGGTGCTTCACATGGTTGTGCTCCAATTCCTCAAGAAGGAAATTGGGTACATTCTAAAGAAATCAAAGATATTTCTGGTTTAACACATGGTATTGGTTGGTGTGCTCCTCAACAAGGTGCTTGTAAATTAACATTAAATGTTAAAGAAGGTATTGTTGAAGAAGCATTGATTGAAACAATTGGTTGTTCAGGTATGACTCACTCTGCAGCTATGGCTTCAGAAGCATTAGTAGGAAAAACTATATTAGAAGGGTTAAATACTGACTTAGTATGTGACGCTATCAATACAGCAATGAGAGAACTGTTCTTGCAAATAGTTTATGGTCGTTCTCAATCAGCATTCTCTGAAGGTGGTTTACCTATCGGGGCTGGATTAGAAGACTTAGGTAAAGGTTTAAGAAGTATGACTGGTACTGCTTATTCAACAAAAGCAAAAGGACCTCGTTATTTAGAATTAACAGAAGGTTATATTAATAGAATCGCTTTAGATAAAAATGATGAAATCATTGGATATGAGTTTATTAACTTAGGTAGAATGATGGATATGGTTAAAGCTGGAAAAGATGCTGTTACAGCAATGAGTGAAGCTACTGGAACTTATGGTAGATTTACTGAAGCTGTGAAATACATCGATCCAAGAAAAGAATAATTGGGAGGGATACGAAGATGGCATTATTTGAAAGTTATGATAGAAGAATAAACCAAATCAACGCAGTATTAGCTAGCTATGGTATTGGTTCAATCGAAGAAGCAAAAGAAATTTGTGATGCAAAAGGTATTGATGTTTACGAAATCGTAAAATCAACACAACCTATTTGTTTTGAAAATGCATGTTGGGCTTACATTGTAGGTGCTGCTATTGCAATTAAAAAAGGTGATGTAAAAGCAGTTGATGCTGCTAAAACTTTAGGTGAAGGGCTTCAAGCATTCTGTATTGCAGGATCTGTTGCAGATGATCGTAAAGTAGGTATTGGACATGGTAATTTAGGTTCTATGTTATTAAATGAAGAAACTGCATGTTTTGCTTTCTTAGCAGGACATGAATCTTTCGCTGCTGCTGAAGGTGCAATTAAAATTGCTGAAAAAGCAAACAAAGTTAGAAACACTGATTTACGTGTTATCTTAAATGGTTTAGGAAAAGATGCAGCTAAAATTATTTCAAGAATTAACGGATTCACTTATGTAGAAACTCAATTTGATTATTATACAGGTGAAGTAAAAGTATTATCAACTACTGCTTATTCAGATGGTCCAAGAGCAAAAGTTAACTGCTATGGTGCTGATGATGTAAGAGAAGGTGTTGCAATCATGCACAAAGAAGGTGTAGACGTATCAATTACTGGTAACTCTACTAACCCTACTCGTTTCCAACATCCAGTTGCTGGTACATACAAAAAAGAATGTATTGAACAATCTAAAAAATATTTCTCAGTTGCTTCAGGTGGTGGTACTGGACGTACATTACACCCTGACAACATGGCTGCTGGTCCTGCTTCATATGGTATGACTGACACTATGGGACGTATGCATTCAGATGCTCAATTCGCTGGTTCTTCATCAGTTCCTGCTCACGTAGAAATGATGGGATTAATCGGTATGGGTAATAACCCAATGGTAGGTGCTACAGTTGCTGTTGCAGTTGCTATTGAAGAAGCTTTTAAATAAAAAACGAAACCTTGATAACCTCAAGGTTTTTTTGTTTCCAAAGTTTTTCATTTTATGATAAAATTGTAAAAGATTATTAGAAAAGAGATAAATATGGATAACGAACAAAAAACACACAAAAGAAGAGTACGTTATAAAGGTACTCACCCTACTAAGTTTCATGAAAAGTATAAAGAACACAACCCTGATAAATACAAAGATGATATAGAAAAAATAATAAAAAAAGGAAATACTCCTGCTGGTATGCATATTTCAATATGTGTTCAAGAAATTATTGATTTTTTAGAAATAAAACCTGGTCAAATAGGATTAGATGCTACTTTAGGTTATGGTGGTCATACTTCTAAAATGTTAGAACAATTACAAGGAACTGGTCATGTTTATGGATTAGATATTGATCCTATTGAAATAGAAAAAACAAAAGCTAGATTATTAGAAAAAGGTTTTGATGAAACTATTTTTAGTGCTATTCATACTAATTTTAAAAATATAGATCATGTAGCTAGAGAATATGGACCTTTTGATTTTATTTTAGCAGACTTAGGTGTATCATCCATGCAAATAGATGACCCTAGTCGTGGTTTTTCTTTTAAAAGAGAAAGTCCGTTAGATTTGAGATTAAACCCTAATCAAGGTATTCCTGCTAGTGAAAGATTAACTCAAATGACATATAATGAATTAAGAGATATTTTAGAATCTTATAGCGACGAGCCTTATGCTAGTCCTATTGCAAAAGCAATTATGAAAAATATAAATCAAGGTAATACGATAGATACTACTACTAAATTAAAAGTAATTATAGAAGAAATTATTGAAAATGATAAAGCTGTTCCCTTTAAACAAAGAGAAATCACAATTAAAAAAACATGTCAAAGAACTTTCCAAGCATTACGCATGGATGTAAATAATGAATATGATGTTTTATATGATTTCTTAGAAAAATTACCAGAAGCCCTAAAAAGCGGTGGTCGTGTAGCTATTTTAACATTTCATTCAGGAGAAGATCGTTTGGTCAAAAAAGCTTTTAAAGAATTAAAAAATCTAGGTATTTATAGCGATGTAACAAGAGATGTAATTCGCCCTTCTAAAGAAGAATGTTTCCAAAATCCTCGTGCTACTTCTACTAAAATGCGTTGGGCTATTAAAGCTTAACGGATATAAAATAGTTTTGTAAGATTATTCATTGATCATCAACATATAATAAAAAACAGTTTCAATATTAGTATTCACTAATGTTAAAACTGTTTTTAAGTACTTATTTCAATCACCTTTAATGTTGGGTTATAATAACTTTTTATAAAAATATGTGGTTCCCCATTTTGTTCATAC from Tannockella kyphosi harbors:
- the purH gene encoding bifunctional phosphoribosylaminoimidazolecarboxamide formyltransferase/IMP cyclohydrolase, with the protein product MKRALISVTNKAGIVEFAKELVALDFEIISTGGTMAQLVEHGIACKSIDEVTNFPEMLDGRVKTLHPLIHGGLLYRRDLASHVETVKEHGIEAIDLVCVNLYEFEKALKAGKPMEDMIENIDIGGPSMIRSAAKNFKDVLIVTDPSDYNDVIEVLKDSKDTYEFRLNLAYKAFSATGSYDAIISRYFAGVVGDSYPETLNLTLKKTDSLRYGENSHQNASNYVDPFVQHTLLDYDQLHGKEISFNNVNDLYGAVALVREFDGQVVTAAIKHSTPCGVAIDKTGYDSYMKAYNADPQSIFGGIVAVNYEIDEATAIEMNKTFLEIVAAPSFSEAGLEVLKKKKNLRILKLKDLSVREAKYDIKYLEGKVLVQDINDQMIQEMNVVTNKEPNEAQLSDMEFGMRVVKFVKSNAICIVKDGVTLAIGGGQTSRIWALENAIHNNPDKDFTNSVLASDAFFPFNDCAKVAHEAGVSAIIQPGGSVRDQDSIDYCNEHDLPMVFTGYRHFRH
- the purN gene encoding phosphoribosylglycinamide formyltransferase, encoding MVKKIAVLVSGGGSNLQSIIDNMDTMNGEVTLVVSNRKNAYGLQRAMDANIEAVHISKDDQALIALLQEREIDLVVLAGYLAILSDEFISAFPNRIINIHPSLIPSFCGHGAYGIHVHEMALQRGVKVTGATVHFVSEVVDGGPIIIQEVCQIGDLKYASDIQERVLEIEHRILPKAIKLFCEDKLKVHQERVTIL
- the purM gene encoding phosphoribosylformylglycinamidine cyclo-ligase, giving the protein MSDKYREAGVDLEAGYESVRLIKSHVARTKIKGAVDSIGAFGGMFDLSVLGLKEPVLVSGTDGVGTKLMLAFDVDKHDTIGIDAVAMCVNDVLVQGAMPIYFLDYLAVGKNHPEKIEQLVKGVADGCVQSECALIGGETAEMPDMYSENHYDIAGFCVGAVEKSKLLDGQAIASGQVLVGLPSSGCHSNGFSLIRKVLLKDAKLDTKEFYPQFNKTLGEELLTPTKIYVKAIKHLLTNNVAIKGMSHITGGGFYENLPRMLKEGLGVEIDVTSFPRPAIFDLIQEKGNIEAKEMYNVFNMGMGFVLAVEPEDVDTVLSLLKDIDEAAYVIGNVSDSGEVVLKW
- the purC gene encoding phosphoribosylaminoimidazolesuccinocarboxamide synthase, whose protein sequence is MAELLYEGKAKQVYATDKADEYIIHNKDDATAGNGVKHDQFQGKGVLNNTISCIIFDMLEEAGVKTHLIEKINERDVLVKKVEIFALEVIIRNITTGSFCKRLGAPEGVVLEQPIFEMSYKNDDYGDPLINDDHAIAMGLASREEIAFIRQETLKINELLKAFFLELNLKLVDFKIEFGKTEDGEILLADEISPDSCRLWDVETNQKYDKDVFRQDIGDLIETYKAVLARMQK
- the purE gene encoding 5-(carboxyamino)imidazole ribonucleotide mutase, which encodes MRVAVVMGSTSDLVKLVDMIDFLKKYDIQVDVRALSAHRAHDALASFIEDTKTNGTEVIIAAAGKAAHLPGVIAAMTTSPVIGVPIKGSALDGMDALLSIVQMPAGIPVATVAIDGSMNAGILAMQMMAIKHDNLKAALIDYKTAMTNSCLAANEKLMEEYK
- a CDS encoding formate--tetrahydrofolate ligase, coding for MLTDVEIAQSAAMQPISDVAKRIGLEFDDLELYGKYKAKISLDTLQRVEGNPDGKLILVTAINPTPAGEGKTTTMIGLHQALCKMGKNSIAAMREPSLGPCFGIKGGAAGGGYAQVVPMEDINLHFTGDIHAISAANNLIAAMLDNSIQQGNLLQIDVRNITWKRVVDLNDRALRQITIGLGGRLNGVPREDGFDITVASEVMAILCLASDMEDLKERAARMIVAYNTSGQPVTVEDIHATGAVTMLLKDAIKPNIVQTLDNAPVFVHGGPFANIAHGCNSVMATKLALKLGDYAITEAGFGADLGAEKFLDIKCRQAGLNPDAVVVVATVRALKMHGGVAKADLAVENLEALEKGIENLEKHIENITKFGLPSIVAINAFPTDSQAELQLLFDICKKLNVEVAISNVWAQGADGGIDLAEKLLAILETKEPNFKPLYELNTSIQSKIETIAKEIYGASGVTFERKVINKMKQYSEQGLGELPICVAKTQYSLSDQPTLLGRPTDFTIHINDLLPSAGAGFLVAISGSIMRMPGLPKVPAANHMDIDKNGKITGLF
- a CDS encoding flavodoxin domain-containing protein codes for the protein MKKTIVIYQSKYGYTKKYAYMLGELLDCPVYNRKRIQSDELLEYDCIIYGGPIYVGGVSGIDVIDRYPDIFKKKQTIVFTCGLTDPSLPETVAHRNDHMKQQLTKESYQAIKIFHLHGGINHKKLPLAHRLVLLLIHHLHIKDDISSLDIGEKEIMNAYGKIVDFTSKEALYPIVEYIKKDV
- a CDS encoding metal-dependent transcriptional regulator, which gives rise to MYESGEMYLETILLLQKKNEYVRSIDIARHLEFSKPSVSRGVGILKKEGYILIDESGHISLSEKGYNKANNILEKHYILTQFLIATAKVTAEIAEEDACKMEHIVSDETLMGIKEFLKAMQKDV
- the eno gene encoding phosphopyruvate hydratase, producing the protein MSLIIDVFAREVIDSRGNPTIEVEVTTQSGAYGRAMVPSGASTGEREALELRDEDNTRFLGKGVLKAVANVNEIIAPAIIGLDATNQNLIDSTIIALDGTAGKSNLGANAILGVSMAVAYAAADFYGMPLYKYFGGFNGKTLPVPMMNVVNGGSHADSTVDFQEFMIMPVGAKDIKEALRMGAETFHALRKVLKDKGYNTNVGDEGGFAPSCKDGNEEPLQLIVDAMTAAGYVPGKDMMIAMDVAASEFHNHETGTYDLVKSGQGSKTTEEMIDMYAEWCEKYPIISIEDGLGERDWDGWKVLTDRLGDKVQLVGDDLFVTNPAILKEGIEKGIANSILIKVNQVGSLTETFDAIEMAKKAGYTCVISHRSGETEDATIADIAVGLNAGQIKTGSMSRTDRIAKYNRLLRIHDDLNGRGTSDIAEYQGLEAFYNINK